A genomic window from Mesorhizobium sp. 131-2-1 includes:
- a CDS encoding DUF924 family protein produces MAELDKRALAVTAFWREAGEDAWFEKNDAFDADFRNRFLDLHYAAARRECDDWSEHAEGSLALMILLDQFPRNCFRGTGHMYATDPLARHFAGKAIAAGHDLALDDDVRFFLYLPFEHSELLVDQARSVELTSTSAQAYLKYAVEHREIIQRFGRFPHRNRMLGRETTPEEQAFLDGGGFSG; encoded by the coding sequence ATGGCTGAACTGGACAAGCGGGCGCTCGCCGTCACCGCATTCTGGCGCGAAGCCGGCGAGGATGCCTGGTTCGAGAAGAACGATGCCTTCGACGCGGATTTCCGCAACCGCTTTCTCGACCTGCACTATGCCGCCGCGCGGCGCGAATGCGACGACTGGTCGGAACACGCCGAGGGTTCGCTGGCGCTGATGATCCTGCTCGACCAGTTTCCGCGCAACTGCTTTCGCGGCACCGGCCATATGTATGCGACCGATCCGCTGGCGCGGCATTTCGCCGGCAAGGCGATCGCCGCCGGGCATGACCTGGCGCTCGATGACGACGTTCGCTTCTTCCTCTATCTGCCCTTCGAGCATTCGGAGCTGCTCGTCGACCAGGCGCGCTCGGTGGAGCTCACGTCCACCAGCGCCCAGGCCTATCTCAAATATGCGGTCGAGCACCGCGAGATCATCCAGCGCTTCGGCCGCTTTCCGCACCGCAACCGGATGCTCGGGCGCGAGACGACGCCGGAGGAGCAGGCCTTCCTCGACGGCGGCGGCTTCTCCGGCTGA
- the folB gene encoding dihydroneopterin aldolase, producing MYVIRMKNCAFFARHGVLDEEETLGQRFYVDAALTVEPGRALVEDSIEDTVNYGVAFAVIEKIITGHRRFLIEALALEVAKALTARFPQIKKAEITVRKPNAPVPGVLDHVEVTVVWPE from the coding sequence ATGTATGTCATCCGCATGAAGAACTGCGCCTTCTTTGCCCGGCACGGCGTGCTGGACGAGGAGGAGACGCTCGGCCAGCGTTTTTACGTCGACGCGGCGCTGACCGTCGAACCCGGCCGGGCGCTCGTCGAGGATTCGATCGAGGATACCGTCAACTATGGCGTCGCCTTCGCGGTGATCGAGAAGATCATCACCGGGCACCGGCGTTTCCTCATCGAGGCGCTGGCGCTGGAAGTGGCCAAGGCGCTGACGGCGCGCTTTCCGCAAATCAAGAAGGCCGAGATTACCGTGCGCAAGCCGAATGCCCCCGTGCCCGGCGTGCTCGACCATGTCGAGGTGACCGTTGTCTGGCCAGAATAA
- the folK gene encoding 2-amino-4-hydroxy-6-hydroxymethyldihydropteridine diphosphokinase, protein MSGQNNTVYLSLGGNLGDPARSMAAALRLLDGDDKTSVVAVSSLYRTPPWGKLDQPDFLNAAATITTGLTPRELLDLCLDAERRLKRVREERWGPRLIDIDILVFGDRVIHETGLEVPHPRMLERAFVLAPLAEIAPELAIGGKSVSERLGAVDTSGIEHLPSGRDWWLA, encoded by the coding sequence TTGTCTGGCCAGAATAACACGGTCTATCTCAGCCTCGGCGGCAATCTCGGCGATCCCGCCAGGTCGATGGCGGCTGCGCTCCGCCTTCTGGATGGCGACGACAAGACCAGCGTCGTCGCGGTCTCCTCGCTCTACCGCACGCCGCCCTGGGGCAAGCTCGACCAGCCCGATTTCCTCAATGCCGCCGCCACGATCACGACCGGGCTCACGCCACGCGAATTGCTCGATCTTTGCCTTGATGCCGAACGCCGGCTGAAGCGCGTGCGTGAGGAGCGCTGGGGGCCGCGGCTGATCGACATCGACATCCTGGTCTTCGGCGACCGGGTCATCCATGAGACCGGCCTGGAAGTACCGCATCCGCGCATGCTGGAGCGCGCCTTCGTGCTGGCGCCCCTGGCCGAGATCGCGCCCGAGCTTGCCATCGGCGGCAAGAGCGTGTCGGAGCGCCTCGGCGCCGTCGACACGTCGGGCATCGAACACTTGCCCTCGGGCCGCGATTGGTGGCTGGCCTAG
- a CDS encoding 2Fe-2S iron-sulfur cluster-binding protein — MTKLTFIANDGTQFDVDAENGSTVMENAIRNAVPGIEAECGGACACATCHVYVDEGWTAEVGEPEAMEEDMLDFAYDVQPNSRLSCQIKVRDALDGLVVRVPARQG; from the coding sequence ATGACCAAGCTGACCTTCATTGCCAATGACGGCACACAGTTCGACGTGGATGCCGAAAACGGCTCGACCGTCATGGAGAACGCGATCCGCAACGCCGTGCCCGGGATCGAGGCCGAGTGCGGCGGCGCCTGCGCCTGCGCGACCTGCCATGTCTATGTAGACGAAGGCTGGACGGCCGAGGTCGGCGAGCCGGAGGCGATGGAGGAGGACATGCTGGATTTCGCCTATGACGTCCAGCCGAACTCACGCCTGTCCTGCCAGATCAAGGTGCGCGACGCTCTCGACGGGCTGGTCGTGCGCGTGCCCGCCCGCCAGGGCTGA
- a CDS encoding NAD(P)/FAD-dependent oxidoreductase produces MTDTIKTDVLIVGAGPVGLFAVFELGLFDMKCHLIDILDRPGGQCAELYPEKPIYDIPGWPLITAQGLVDKLLEQIHPFKPEFTFNRMVSSLEKLEDGSFRVTTDENEVFEAKVVVIAAGGGSFQPKRPPIPGIEAYEGKSVFYSVRRMEEFRGHDLVIVGGGDSALDWTLNLQPVAKSVTLVHRRPEFRAAPDSVNKMFAMQEMKELNFQVGQVSGLTGADGQLSSATIKGPDGDVEVPCTRMLPFFGLTMKLGPIAEWGLNLHENLIPVDTEKFQTSVPGIFAIGDINWYPGKLKLILSGFHEVALMAQAAKRIVSPGERIVFQYTTSSTSLQKKLGVHD; encoded by the coding sequence ATGACCGACACGATCAAGACGGACGTACTCATCGTCGGGGCAGGGCCGGTCGGCCTGTTCGCCGTGTTCGAGCTTGGCCTCTTCGACATGAAGTGCCATCTCATCGACATCCTCGACCGGCCCGGCGGCCAATGTGCCGAGCTCTATCCGGAAAAGCCGATCTACGACATTCCCGGCTGGCCGTTGATCACGGCCCAGGGCCTTGTCGACAAGCTGCTTGAGCAGATCCACCCGTTCAAGCCGGAATTCACCTTCAACCGCATGGTCTCGAGCCTGGAGAAGCTGGAGGACGGCAGCTTCCGCGTCACCACGGACGAGAACGAGGTGTTCGAGGCCAAGGTGGTGGTGATCGCCGCCGGCGGCGGCTCGTTCCAGCCCAAGCGGCCACCCATTCCCGGCATCGAGGCGTACGAAGGCAAGAGCGTCTTCTATTCCGTGCGCCGCATGGAGGAGTTCCGCGGCCATGACCTCGTCATCGTCGGCGGCGGCGATTCGGCGCTCGATTGGACGCTGAACCTGCAACCGGTAGCGAAGAGCGTGACGCTGGTGCATCGCCGCCCGGAATTCCGGGCCGCGCCCGACAGCGTCAACAAGATGTTTGCCATGCAGGAGATGAAGGAGCTGAATTTCCAGGTCGGGCAGGTGAGCGGCCTGACCGGCGCCGACGGCCAGCTGTCATCGGCGACCATCAAGGGGCCCGACGGCGACGTCGAGGTGCCATGCACCCGCATGCTGCCCTTCTTCGGCCTGACCATGAAGCTCGGGCCGATCGCGGAGTGGGGGCTCAACCTGCATGAGAACCTGATTCCCGTCGACACGGAGAAGTTCCAGACCTCGGTCCCCGGCATCTTCGCCATCGGCGACATCAACTGGTATCCCGGCAAGCTGAAGCTGATCCTGTCGGGTTTCCACGAGGTTGCCTTGATGGCGCAGGCGGCCAAGCGCATCGTCAGCCCCGGCGAACGCATCGTCTTCCAGTACACGACCTCGTCGACCAGCCTGCAGAAGAAGCTCGGCGTCCACGATTGA
- a CDS encoding monovalent cation:proton antiporter-2 (CPA2) family protein yields MAAETSGSDLIQVVALLAAGVVAVPIFKRMGLGSILGYLAAGVVIGPFGLRIFSESEAILHVAELGVVMFLFIIGLEMQPSRLWGLRREIFGLGALQVGVCAALLTSVGLAGGFPVAQSFVAGAGFVLTSTAIVMQLLEERGEIATPKGQRIVSILLLEDLAIVPLLALIAFLAPGGAEMSLSQRLTEVGIGLAAIVGLVVAGRYLLNPFFRILAEARAREVMTAAALLVVLGSALAMQLSGLSMAMGAFLAGVLLSESTFRHQLEADIEPFRGILLGLFFLAVGMSLDLNVVAANWRLVAIYVVAYMLMKALGIYLVARMLKTGHREALERAVFMAQGGEFAFVLYSAAAAVGIIDAQANATLTAIVIISMVLTPLAIIALRYLTPRDEPSLDGVDIADGLSGSVLIIGFGRFGQIASQPLLLRGIDVSIIDNEVEMIQAAADFGFKVYYGDGTRLDILHAAGAGRARAVLICVDKPEAAVRIAQLIKAEFPLVTILARAFDRGTALQLIRAGVDYQLRETFESALVFGGSALEALGVDPEDVAEVIEDVRRRDTARFETQLAEGVRAGQRFLKGNIGTPIPTPLTPPRRAGQALNEETAGVLSKSEPAEE; encoded by the coding sequence ATGGCGGCGGAAACATCGGGCAGCGATCTGATCCAAGTGGTGGCGCTGCTCGCCGCCGGCGTCGTCGCCGTCCCGATCTTCAAGCGCATGGGGCTCGGCTCCATCCTCGGCTACCTCGCCGCCGGCGTGGTCATCGGCCCGTTCGGCCTTAGAATCTTCTCCGAATCGGAAGCTATCCTTCACGTCGCCGAGCTCGGCGTCGTGATGTTCCTGTTCATCATCGGGCTGGAGATGCAGCCGTCGCGGCTCTGGGGGCTGCGCCGCGAGATCTTCGGCCTCGGCGCGCTGCAGGTCGGCGTCTGCGCGGCACTGCTCACCAGCGTCGGACTGGCCGGCGGCTTCCCGGTCGCGCAATCCTTCGTCGCCGGCGCCGGCTTTGTGCTGACCTCGACGGCGATCGTCATGCAACTCCTGGAGGAGCGTGGCGAGATCGCGACACCCAAAGGCCAGCGAATCGTTTCCATCCTGCTGCTGGAGGACCTCGCGATCGTACCGCTCCTGGCACTGATCGCTTTCCTGGCGCCGGGCGGCGCCGAGATGAGCCTGTCGCAGCGGCTGACCGAGGTCGGCATCGGCCTTGCCGCGATCGTCGGCCTAGTGGTGGCAGGACGTTATCTGCTCAATCCGTTCTTCCGCATCCTGGCGGAGGCCCGCGCCCGCGAGGTGATGACGGCGGCGGCGCTGCTGGTGGTGCTCGGGTCGGCGCTCGCAATGCAGCTTTCGGGCCTGTCCATGGCGATGGGCGCGTTCCTCGCCGGCGTGCTGCTCTCCGAATCGACCTTCCGCCATCAGCTCGAGGCCGACATCGAGCCGTTCCGCGGCATCCTACTCGGCCTGTTCTTCCTTGCCGTCGGCATGTCGCTCGACCTCAATGTCGTGGCAGCGAACTGGCGGCTGGTGGCCATCTACGTCGTTGCCTACATGTTGATGAAGGCCCTCGGCATCTATCTCGTCGCCCGCATGCTGAAGACCGGTCATCGCGAGGCCCTCGAACGCGCCGTGTTCATGGCGCAGGGCGGCGAGTTCGCTTTCGTTCTGTATTCGGCGGCGGCGGCGGTCGGCATCATCGACGCCCAGGCCAATGCGACGCTCACGGCAATCGTCATCATCTCCATGGTGCTGACGCCGCTCGCCATCATCGCGCTGCGCTATTTGACGCCGCGTGACGAGCCGTCGCTGGACGGGGTCGACATTGCCGATGGCCTTTCCGGCAGCGTGCTGATCATCGGCTTCGGCCGCTTCGGCCAGATCGCCTCTCAGCCGCTGCTGTTGCGCGGCATCGATGTCTCGATCATCGACAACGAGGTCGAGATGATCCAGGCGGCGGCCGATTTCGGCTTCAAGGTCTACTATGGCGACGGCACGCGGCTGGATATCCTGCACGCAGCCGGCGCCGGGCGGGCGCGCGCGGTGCTGATCTGCGTCGACAAGCCGGAAGCGGCGGTGCGCATCGCGCAGTTGATCAAGGCAGAATTCCCGCTGGTTACGATCCTGGCGCGCGCCTTCGACCGCGGCACCGCCTTGCAGCTGATCCGCGCCGGCGTCGACTACCAGCTGCGCGAGACCTTCGAATCGGCGCTGGTCTTCGGCGGCTCGGCTTTGGAAGCGCTCGGCGTCGACCCGGAAGACGTCGCCGAGGTGATCGAGGATGTCCGCCGTCGCGACACCGCCCGCTTCGAGACGCAGCTGGCCGAAGGCGTGCGCGCCGGACAGCGCTTCCTGAAAGGCAATATCGGTACGCCGATACCGACACCGCTGACGCCGCCGCGCCGCGCCGGCCAGGCGCTCAACGAGGAGACCGCCGGCGTGCTGAGCAAATCCGAGCCCGCGGAGGAATAG
- the folP gene encoding dihydropteroate synthase, whose protein sequence is MTTRQWQLAHGRHLDLGSKAVVVGILNVTPDSFSDGGLFAGRDEALAQARRMVEEGAAVIDIGGESTRPGASPVTGEEEQARILPIIEALASAGEALISVDTYREDTARLAVAAGAHIVNDVWGLQREPGIARVAAETGAGLVIMHTGRDRQKLPDVIDDQFFFLRKSLEIARASGIADDQIVLDPGFGFAKETAEENLDLMARFSELHALGYPLMAGTSRKRFIGAVTGRDAAERGAGTAATSVILRLKGAHLFRVHDVAINVDALALADAMLARETDPSGR, encoded by the coding sequence ATGACGACAAGGCAATGGCAGCTGGCGCATGGGCGCCACCTCGACCTTGGCAGCAAGGCCGTGGTGGTCGGCATCCTCAACGTCACGCCGGACAGTTTCTCCGATGGCGGACTGTTCGCCGGGCGCGACGAAGCGCTCGCCCAGGCGCGCCGCATGGTGGAGGAGGGTGCTGCGGTCATCGATATCGGCGGCGAATCGACCAGGCCCGGCGCATCCCCGGTAACCGGCGAGGAGGAACAGGCGCGCATCCTGCCGATCATCGAGGCGCTCGCCAGCGCCGGCGAGGCGCTGATCTCGGTCGACACCTATCGCGAGGACACTGCAAGGCTGGCCGTCGCTGCCGGCGCGCATATCGTCAACGATGTCTGGGGCCTGCAGCGCGAACCGGGCATCGCCCGCGTCGCCGCCGAAACCGGCGCCGGCCTCGTCATCATGCATACCGGGCGCGACAGGCAGAAACTGCCCGACGTCATCGACGACCAGTTTTTCTTTCTGCGGAAATCGCTGGAGATCGCACGGGCCAGCGGCATCGCCGACGATCAGATCGTGCTCGACCCCGGTTTCGGCTTCGCCAAGGAAACGGCGGAGGAGAACCTCGATCTGATGGCGCGGTTTTCCGAGCTCCATGCGCTGGGCTACCCGTTGATGGCCGGCACCTCGCGCAAGCGCTTCATCGGCGCGGTGACCGGGCGGGACGCGGCCGAGCGTGGCGCCGGAACGGCGGCCACCAGTGTTATTCTCAGGCTGAAAGGCGCGCATCTTTTTCGCGTCCACGATGTCGCAATCAACGTGGATGCGCTGGCGCTCGCCGATGCTATGCTGGCGCGTGAAACCGACCCGTCCGGACGCTGA
- a CDS encoding DUF922 domain-containing Zn-dependent protease: MMKRSLTCALVLAFTALPAGAANLVKTYSYFAIGGRTLDDIETQLSKHGPQVKSTGSRHPGATQMAFTTRVSYAEKPGSCRIADAIVTVKVKVILPEWRRSRKADADVKLFWDTLSADIKRHEERHVEIAKNHAKQLEDALKASYPQRTCAEAKAKAAEITAAELAGHDQDQVRFDRVESVNFESRILRLLRYRIERIESGQLPPA, encoded by the coding sequence ATGATGAAACGATCGCTGACCTGCGCCCTGGTTCTCGCTTTTACCGCCTTGCCGGCGGGCGCAGCCAATCTGGTCAAGACCTACAGCTACTTCGCCATTGGCGGCCGCACGCTGGACGACATCGAGACGCAGCTTTCCAAGCACGGACCGCAGGTGAAAAGCACCGGCTCGCGGCATCCCGGAGCGACGCAGATGGCGTTCACCACCCGCGTCAGCTACGCCGAAAAACCGGGCTCCTGCCGCATCGCCGACGCCATCGTGACCGTCAAGGTCAAGGTCATCCTTCCGGAATGGCGCCGCTCGCGGAAGGCGGATGCCGACGTGAAGCTGTTCTGGGACACGCTGTCGGCCGACATCAAGCGCCATGAGGAGCGCCATGTCGAGATCGCCAAGAACCATGCCAAGCAACTCGAGGACGCGCTGAAGGCGAGCTATCCGCAAAGGACTTGCGCCGAGGCCAAGGCCAAGGCGGCCGAGATCACCGCGGCCGAGCTCGCCGGGCACGACCAGGACCAGGTGCGGTTCGACCGCGTCGAGAGCGTCAACTTCGAAAGCCGCATCCTGCGGTTGCTGCGCTACCGGATCGAGCGCATCGAGAGCGGCCAGCTGCCGCCGGCCTGA
- a CDS encoding Hpt domain-containing protein encodes MRGESGIAFSMPGGDVSGTARSRPVDLAHLSRQTMGDRALEQEVLALFVQQALAVHDKILDADVKERLLLAHGLKGSARAVGAFAIADCAAAIEGQPEDVKTLKRLGVLIEEVRDFIAAISR; translated from the coding sequence ATGCGCGGCGAAAGCGGCATTGCCTTTTCCATGCCCGGCGGCGACGTGTCGGGAACGGCCCGGTCACGACCTGTGGATCTCGCCCATCTTTCGCGCCAGACTATGGGCGATCGCGCCCTCGAACAGGAGGTGCTGGCGCTCTTCGTGCAACAGGCGCTTGCCGTGCACGACAAGATCCTCGACGCAGACGTCAAGGAGAGGCTGCTCCTGGCGCATGGGCTGAAAGGCTCGGCGCGCGCGGTGGGGGCCTTTGCAATCGCCGATTGCGCCGCAGCAATCGAGGGCCAGCCCGAAGACGTCAAGACCCTCAAGCGGCTCGGTGTCCTGATCGAGGAAGTGCGCGATTTCATCGCCGCCATCAGCCGCTAA
- a CDS encoding MDR family MFS transporter, giving the protein MDQAVDKPATISATSPLTESEKNAIIGGVLLSMLLAALDQTIVAPAMPTMARLLGHAEYLPWIVTAYLLTATAMAPLYGKISDVYGRRPTLYAAILIFLAGSLVSAMAPSMLVLIVGRAIQGAGGGGLFALAQTVIGDLVPPRERARYAAWIAGTWAVASIAGPLLGGTFAEHLHWSLIFWINLPLGLLAMAIINKPLKKLPIAAKHHRIDGLGAVLLIVATALLLLALNWGGSAYPWLSREILGLLACSAVIWAAFALRLMRAAEPLISLEVLSNPIVLAGTLSLFLLQAANIGLAVYLPVYLQSIVGLSASESGMALLGLMLGTVAGATFSGRTIPRFVHYKRIAMIGVSFAIVCLGVLSLVAGHASLLVVEILTTCIGLGSGTTFPVATVSVQNAVDQAHLGVATGVLTFLRSLGSALGVAILGAVALGYGLPLAGEGAHSAGAAASAEAFTMIFLVAAVILLMALAALGLMPEKALRGHPETATPVLAE; this is encoded by the coding sequence ATGGATCAGGCTGTCGACAAGCCGGCGACAATTTCAGCGACGTCGCCGCTGACGGAGAGCGAGAAGAACGCCATCATCGGCGGCGTGCTGTTGTCTATGCTGCTTGCGGCGCTGGACCAGACCATCGTTGCCCCGGCCATGCCGACGATGGCGCGTTTGCTCGGCCATGCCGAATATCTGCCGTGGATCGTCACCGCCTATCTGCTCACCGCAACGGCGATGGCGCCACTTTATGGCAAGATTTCCGATGTTTATGGCCGCAGGCCAACCCTCTACGCCGCTATCCTCATCTTTTTGGCCGGATCGCTGGTCAGCGCCATGGCGCCCAGTATGCTGGTGCTAATCGTCGGGCGCGCTATCCAGGGCGCTGGCGGCGGCGGCTTGTTCGCGCTGGCACAGACGGTGATCGGCGACCTCGTGCCGCCGCGCGAACGGGCGCGTTACGCGGCTTGGATCGCGGGCACCTGGGCTGTCGCCAGCATCGCAGGGCCGCTGCTGGGCGGCACCTTCGCCGAACATCTGCACTGGTCGCTGATCTTCTGGATCAACCTGCCGCTCGGCCTGCTGGCCATGGCGATCATCAACAAGCCGTTGAAGAAGCTGCCGATCGCGGCCAAGCATCATCGTATAGACGGGCTCGGCGCGGTGCTGCTGATCGTGGCCACTGCCCTGCTGCTGCTGGCGCTGAACTGGGGCGGCAGCGCCTACCCGTGGCTGTCGCGCGAAATCCTCGGGCTGCTCGCCTGTTCGGCGGTGATCTGGGCTGCCTTTGCGCTGAGGCTCATGCGCGCTGCCGAACCATTGATCTCGCTCGAGGTGCTCAGCAACCCTATCGTACTGGCCGGCACGCTGTCCCTGTTCCTGCTGCAGGCTGCCAATATCGGCCTGGCGGTCTATCTGCCGGTCTACCTGCAGTCGATCGTCGGGCTCTCGGCCAGTGAATCGGGCATGGCGTTGCTCGGGCTGATGCTTGGCACTGTCGCCGGCGCGACGTTCAGCGGGCGCACGATACCGCGCTTTGTCCATTATAAGCGGATTGCCATGATCGGAGTGAGCTTCGCCATAGTCTGCCTTGGGGTGCTCAGCCTCGTCGCCGGGCATGCCTCCCTCCTGGTCGTTGAAATCCTGACGACCTGTATTGGCCTCGGCAGCGGGACGACGTTTCCGGTCGCCACTGTCTCGGTCCAGAACGCTGTCGATCAGGCGCATCTCGGTGTCGCCACGGGTGTGCTCACCTTCCTTCGCTCATTGGGCAGCGCATTGGGGGTGGCGATACTGGGCGCGGTCGCGCTGGGCTATGGCCTGCCATTGGCCGGCGAAGGCGCGCATTCAGCCGGCGCCGCCGCTTCTGCCGAAGCGTTTACGATGATCTTCCTCGTCGCAGCGGTAATCCTGCTGATGGCGCTTGCCGCGCTCGGACTGATGCCGGAAAAGGCGCTTCGTGGCCATCCCGAGACCGCGACTCCGGTGCTGGCCGAGTAG